The Nocardioides sp. S-1144 genome includes a region encoding these proteins:
- a CDS encoding glycosyltransferase family 2 protein → MTCDVAVVVVAYNSADVVGDLLDSLPAALGDLTADVVVVDNGSVDDTVAVLQTRGDCRIVESTNTGYAGGINRGLRAASAAPAYLVLNPDVRLDPGAVRPLLTALDRPGVGIAAPRVRTDAGDLHHSLRREPTVLRALGLSRVGVPALSEYVQEAGAYERPGPVDWALGAVLAVSAACAGAVGDWDESYFLYSEETDFCLRARDAGWATWFAPGSTAVHVGGASGRNDLTHTAQILNRVRLFRRRSGPAAGAAYFGLTVLSELTWVARGHHQSRASVRALLRPSTRPAVLGCGTRLVPL, encoded by the coding sequence ATGACCTGCGACGTGGCCGTGGTCGTGGTGGCCTACAACAGCGCCGACGTCGTCGGCGACCTGCTCGACTCGCTCCCGGCGGCGCTGGGCGACCTCACCGCCGACGTCGTGGTGGTCGACAACGGCTCCGTCGACGACACGGTCGCGGTGCTGCAGACCCGCGGCGACTGCCGGATCGTCGAGTCCACCAACACCGGGTACGCCGGCGGCATCAACCGGGGTCTCCGCGCGGCGTCCGCCGCCCCGGCCTACCTCGTGCTGAACCCCGACGTGCGGCTCGACCCGGGAGCGGTGCGTCCGCTGCTGACCGCCCTCGACCGCCCTGGCGTGGGCATCGCCGCGCCCCGGGTCCGCACCGACGCCGGCGACCTGCACCACTCGCTGCGCCGCGAGCCGACCGTGCTGCGGGCCCTCGGGCTGAGTCGGGTCGGCGTCCCGGCCCTCTCGGAGTACGTGCAGGAGGCAGGCGCCTACGAGCGGCCGGGCCCGGTGGACTGGGCGCTCGGCGCCGTCCTCGCGGTGTCCGCGGCCTGCGCCGGGGCCGTCGGCGACTGGGACGAGTCCTACTTCCTCTACTCCGAGGAGACCGACTTCTGCCTCCGCGCCCGCGACGCCGGCTGGGCGACCTGGTTCGCGCCCGGGTCGACCGCCGTCCACGTCGGCGGGGCGTCCGGGCGCAACGACCTGACCCACACCGCACAGATCCTCAACCGGGTGCGCCTCTTCCGACGGCGCTCCGGCCCGGCGGCGGGCGCCGCCTACTTCGGCCTCACGGTGCTCTCGGAGCTCACCTGGGTGGCGCGCGGTCATCATCAGTCCCGGGCCTCCGTCCGGGCGCTGCTGCGTCCCTCGACCCGGCCGGCGGTACTCGGGTGCGGCACCCGGCTGGTCCCGCTCTGA
- a CDS encoding WecB/TagA/CpsF family glycosyltransferase, with protein sequence MSTPSVSAPHPHRVLYGLDVDALRLPEVVDIAARTIDEHGRLLVGVVNAAKIAKLRVDPVLRDSLLTADVLLADGQSVVWASRLLRRPLPERVAGIDLFEALLGLADERHLRVYLLGATPEVLERLRAAVADRWPGLVLAGWADGYYRAEESDEVAERIAASHADLLFLGMTTPRKENFVAAYGSSLGVPVVHGVGGSFDVLAGVTQRAPEAWQRAGLEWAYRVRQEPRRLWRRYLVTNTVFVGLTAAELLHRRGAYPRPGAPEPAPTHHPDPHTDQHSDHLPGHRPDDRREKHHG encoded by the coding sequence GTGAGCACACCCTCCGTCTCTGCCCCGCACCCGCACCGGGTCCTCTACGGCCTCGACGTCGACGCGCTCCGGCTCCCGGAGGTCGTGGACATCGCCGCCCGCACCATCGACGAGCACGGCCGGCTCCTCGTCGGTGTCGTCAACGCCGCCAAGATCGCCAAGCTGCGCGTCGACCCGGTGCTGCGCGACTCGCTGCTGACCGCCGACGTCCTGCTCGCCGACGGACAGTCGGTGGTGTGGGCCAGCCGGCTGCTCCGCCGTCCGCTGCCCGAGCGCGTCGCCGGCATCGACCTCTTCGAGGCGCTGCTCGGCCTCGCCGATGAGCGGCACCTCCGGGTCTACCTGCTCGGGGCGACGCCCGAGGTGCTCGAGCGGCTCCGCGCCGCGGTCGCGGACCGCTGGCCCGGCCTGGTCCTGGCCGGTTGGGCCGACGGCTACTACCGCGCCGAGGAGTCCGACGAGGTCGCGGAGCGGATCGCGGCCAGCCACGCCGACCTGCTCTTCCTCGGCATGACGACCCCCCGCAAGGAGAACTTCGTCGCCGCGTACGGCAGCAGCCTCGGCGTACCGGTCGTGCACGGAGTCGGCGGCTCCTTCGACGTCCTCGCCGGCGTCACCCAGCGGGCCCCCGAGGCGTGGCAACGCGCCGGCCTGGAGTGGGCCTACCGGGTGCGGCAGGAGCCGCGGCGGCTCTGGCGGCGCTACCTGGTCACCAACACGGTCTTCGTCGGGCTCACCGCCGCCGAGCTGCTGCACCGGCGCGGCGCCTACCCACGACCGGGCGCACCCGAACCGGCCCCGACCCACCACCCCGACCCGCACACGGACCAGCACTCGGACCACCTTCCGGGCCACCGCCCGGACGACCGCAGGGAGAAGCACCATGGATGA
- the wecC gene encoding UDP-N-acetyl-D-mannosamine dehydrogenase, whose amino-acid sequence MDEQFTGRVAILGLGYIGLPTAVVLATRGIEVVGVDVNEATVKAVANGEVPFVEPDLAVAVSGAVAMGNLTASTETPRADAFIIAVPTPFADDHQADLRHVRAATEQIAPVLERGNVVILESTSPPGTTEQVSRWLGELRPDLVLPHTSEGVADVHVAHCPERVLPGRIMIEMVTNDRVVGGLSRRCGERAAALYRVFCQGTILTTDAASAEMAKLVENAYRDVNIAFANELSNISEEIGLDVWEVIRLANHHPRVNVLTPGPGVGGHCIAVDPWFIVGVAPDSSRLIRAARGVNDAKPHHVVEQVLRTCGRFREPTVACLGLSYKANIDDLRESPAVDIVAELAASRPDLDVRVAEPLVTRLPLELEMFANVQLQGAPEAVAAADIVVLLVDHDHFRSMSRSRLAGKVVYDTRGLWR is encoded by the coding sequence ATGGATGAGCAGTTCACCGGACGCGTCGCGATCCTCGGCCTCGGCTACATCGGACTCCCGACCGCGGTCGTCCTGGCCACCCGCGGCATCGAGGTCGTCGGGGTCGACGTCAACGAGGCCACCGTCAAGGCGGTCGCCAACGGCGAGGTGCCGTTCGTCGAGCCGGACCTCGCGGTCGCCGTCAGCGGTGCCGTCGCCATGGGCAACCTGACCGCCAGCACCGAGACCCCACGGGCCGACGCGTTCATCATCGCCGTCCCGACGCCGTTCGCCGACGACCACCAGGCCGACCTGCGCCACGTGCGCGCGGCGACCGAGCAGATCGCCCCCGTGCTCGAGCGCGGCAACGTGGTCATCCTCGAGTCCACGTCGCCCCCCGGCACCACCGAGCAGGTCAGCCGCTGGCTGGGAGAGCTGCGGCCCGACCTGGTGCTGCCCCACACCTCCGAGGGCGTCGCCGACGTCCACGTCGCGCACTGCCCCGAGCGGGTGCTGCCGGGTCGGATCATGATCGAGATGGTCACCAACGACCGCGTCGTCGGCGGCCTGTCGCGCCGCTGCGGGGAGCGCGCGGCCGCCCTGTACCGGGTCTTCTGCCAGGGGACCATCCTCACGACCGACGCCGCGAGCGCCGAGATGGCCAAGCTCGTCGAGAACGCCTACCGCGACGTCAACATCGCCTTCGCCAACGAGCTGTCCAACATCAGCGAGGAGATCGGCCTCGACGTCTGGGAGGTCATCCGGCTCGCCAACCACCACCCGCGCGTCAACGTGCTGACCCCTGGCCCCGGCGTCGGCGGACACTGCATCGCGGTCGACCCGTGGTTCATCGTCGGGGTCGCGCCGGACAGCTCGAGGCTGATCCGGGCGGCCAGGGGGGTCAATGACGCCAAGCCGCACCACGTCGTCGAACAGGTGCTGCGCACGTGCGGCCGCTTCCGAGAGCCGACCGTCGCCTGCCTCGGGCTGTCCTACAAGGCCAACATCGACGACCTGCGCGAGAGCCCGGCCGTCGACATCGTGGCCGAGCTGGCGGCGTCCCGGCCGGACCTCGACGTCCGGGTGGCCGAGCCGCTGGTCACGCGGCTGCCGCTCGAGCTGGAGATGTTCGCCAACGTGCAGCTGCAGGGCGCGCCCGAGGCGGTCGCCGCGGCCGACATCGTCGTCCTCCTGGTCGATCACGACCACTTCCGGTCGATGAGCCGCTCGCGGCTGGCCGGCAAGGTCGTCTACGACACCCGGGGGCTGTGGCGATGA
- a CDS encoding asparagine synthase-related protein, with protein sequence MSHVVPRGAGFAVVTAADHAHATELAALVRGRRDGVVSVLAPATFLVRWGALAADRPDDDGTLVTVRGARGRAGDLAPDDVGVLLAEPFHDQLDEAGDAARLRAVLPPFAAVGAVGGEAVVRVDWLGFRHVHVTRGDGWAAASSSAGVLGALRGEGLDREALASQSQLGWQTGSRTWHVGVRRLGPGERAALGDGRLCCRGPRYPRAVTTTPRTNAAPEAVAADLLRASVTSFLDDHPDAVLQLTGGLDSRILLAAVPPRRRPELEALTLVVPGSPDAEIAARLAREQGMRHHLVDLDGLDSLTPAEAWDQVREAARRVDGAADPLGLAVLLWAERDLPARPRLAGLGGEVARGFYYVGPPLPLRVTPTRAGALTRWRLTPNERVDPAAFAPGVAEAAAAQVAGDVHAALSATGRPWWPATDELYLWERTGRWAGVLASATCADRTTVNPMLDRAFVDLARSVGPSVKQNMRLLSRILVELDPDLALIGLDHRPPPVAYATRTWRGSAALAATQARRVGGKVAQRLHSTTRPPAGGETLRSLVLEHWCAEPALLDPARSLGVLREDWLDAVAAGRHRPAATTVSFLVNLLNALEEQEGRSVPSGRSCQSGQSGTSRVPHPSTAGRVEGRSSARTEARD encoded by the coding sequence ATGAGTCACGTGGTGCCCCGCGGTGCCGGCTTCGCCGTGGTGACGGCGGCCGACCACGCGCACGCCACCGAGCTGGCGGCCCTGGTCCGCGGCCGGCGCGACGGCGTCGTGTCGGTCCTCGCGCCCGCCACGTTCCTGGTGCGGTGGGGAGCGCTCGCCGCGGACCGGCCGGACGACGACGGGACCCTCGTGACCGTGCGGGGCGCACGCGGCCGCGCCGGCGACCTCGCGCCGGACGACGTCGGCGTCCTGCTCGCCGAGCCGTTCCACGACCAGCTCGACGAGGCGGGCGACGCGGCCCGGCTGAGGGCGGTGCTGCCGCCGTTCGCCGCCGTGGGCGCCGTCGGCGGGGAGGCCGTGGTGCGGGTCGACTGGCTCGGCTTCCGCCACGTCCACGTGACCCGGGGCGACGGCTGGGCCGCGGCGTCGTCCTCGGCCGGCGTGCTCGGCGCGCTGCGCGGCGAGGGCCTCGACCGGGAGGCCCTGGCCTCCCAGTCCCAGCTCGGGTGGCAGACCGGGTCCCGGACGTGGCACGTGGGCGTGCGACGGCTCGGTCCGGGGGAGCGCGCGGCCCTCGGCGACGGCCGGCTGTGCTGCCGCGGACCCCGCTACCCGAGGGCGGTGACCACGACGCCCCGCACGAACGCGGCGCCCGAGGCGGTCGCTGCCGACCTGCTGCGCGCGTCGGTGACCTCGTTCCTGGACGACCACCCCGATGCCGTCCTCCAGCTCACCGGCGGCCTCGACTCCCGCATCCTGCTCGCGGCCGTGCCACCACGGCGGCGCCCGGAGCTGGAGGCGCTCACCCTCGTCGTCCCCGGCTCGCCCGACGCCGAGATCGCTGCCCGCCTGGCCCGCGAGCAGGGCATGCGACACCACCTCGTCGACCTCGACGGCCTCGACTCGCTGACCCCGGCCGAGGCGTGGGACCAGGTGCGCGAGGCCGCCCGGCGCGTCGACGGCGCCGCCGACCCGCTGGGCCTCGCGGTGCTGCTGTGGGCCGAGCGGGACCTGCCGGCACGGCCACGGCTGGCGGGACTCGGCGGCGAGGTGGCCCGAGGGTTCTACTACGTCGGGCCGCCGCTGCCCCTGCGGGTGACCCCGACCCGCGCGGGCGCGCTGACCCGATGGCGCCTGACGCCCAACGAGCGGGTCGACCCCGCGGCGTTCGCGCCCGGCGTCGCCGAGGCTGCTGCCGCGCAGGTCGCCGGCGACGTGCACGCGGCCCTCTCCGCGACCGGCCGGCCGTGGTGGCCGGCGACCGACGAGCTCTACCTGTGGGAGCGGACGGGGCGGTGGGCCGGGGTGCTCGCTTCCGCGACGTGCGCCGACCGCACGACCGTGAACCCGATGCTCGACCGGGCCTTCGTCGACCTCGCGCGCTCGGTGGGCCCGTCGGTGAAGCAGAACATGCGGCTGCTGAGCCGCATCCTCGTCGAGCTCGACCCCGACCTCGCGCTCATCGGCCTCGACCACCGACCGCCGCCCGTCGCCTACGCGACCCGCACCTGGCGCGGCTCGGCCGCCCTGGCGGCGACCCAGGCCCGCCGGGTGGGTGGCAAGGTGGCCCAGCGGCTGCACAGCACCACCCGACCGCCGGCCGGCGGCGAGACGCTGAGGTCGTTGGTGCTGGAGCACTGGTGCGCGGAACCGGCACTGCTCGACCCCGCCCGGTCGCTCGGCGTCCTGCGGGAGGACTGGCTCGACGCGGTCGCGGCCGGACGGCACCGCCCCGCAGCCACGACGGTGTCGTTCCTGGTGAACCTGCTCAACGCGCTCGAGGAGCAGGAGGGCCGCTCGGTCCCCTCGGGCCGGTCTTGCCAGTCGGGTCAGAGCGGGACCAGCCGGGTGCCGCACCCGAGTACCGCCGGCCGGGTCGAGGGACGCAGCAGCGCCCGGACGGAGGCCCGGGACTGA
- a CDS encoding glycosyltransferase family 4 protein: protein MRVLLVAPTTDPTDVGEAWVAAQWAERLGHRHEVTLLTYRKRSRPSAVDALPHVRVVEWVEPPLLGRAERLNSLMKPAYLPFHVRARRWIRDATARGEHFDVAHQPLPVAMRYPTPLCGQGVPYVLGPVGGSLVAPPALDAEDTAPWWTGLRRVDAWRMRHDRALRAGYAGAACVLGIAPYVAESLAPVPLRRFEVLSETALRELPPATPRSAPRPGEPLRLLFVGRLIRTKGARDAVAALAHLRDLPVVLDVVGDGFDRGPCERLALDLGVADRVRFHGTQPREQVDRFYAQADVFVFPSYREPGGNVAYEAMGHALPAVVVDRGGPGEAVTNACGIKVAAHTPAQLARDLAAAVRRLAEDPAARLGMGRAARERVATTGLWDHKIDRVSGLYEQLAREEAARVRP from the coding sequence ATGAGGGTGCTGCTGGTCGCGCCGACCACCGACCCGACCGACGTGGGGGAGGCGTGGGTCGCCGCGCAGTGGGCCGAGCGCCTCGGCCACCGCCACGAGGTCACGCTGCTGACCTACCGCAAGCGGTCGCGGCCAAGCGCCGTCGACGCGCTGCCGCACGTGCGGGTCGTCGAGTGGGTGGAGCCGCCGCTGCTCGGTCGCGCCGAGCGGCTCAACAGCCTCATGAAACCGGCCTACCTGCCCTTCCACGTCCGCGCCCGCCGCTGGATCCGCGACGCGACCGCGCGCGGGGAGCACTTCGACGTCGCCCACCAGCCGCTGCCGGTCGCGATGCGCTACCCCACGCCGCTGTGCGGTCAGGGCGTCCCGTACGTCCTGGGCCCGGTCGGCGGCAGCCTGGTCGCGCCGCCGGCCCTCGACGCCGAGGACACCGCCCCGTGGTGGACCGGCCTGCGCCGGGTCGACGCCTGGCGGATGCGCCACGACCGCGCGCTGCGGGCCGGGTACGCCGGGGCGGCGTGCGTGCTGGGCATCGCCCCCTACGTCGCGGAGTCGCTCGCGCCGGTGCCGCTGCGCCGCTTCGAGGTGCTCTCGGAGACGGCCCTCCGGGAGCTGCCGCCGGCCACCCCACGGTCCGCACCGCGGCCCGGCGAGCCCTTGCGGCTGCTCTTCGTGGGCCGGCTGATCCGCACCAAGGGCGCCCGCGACGCCGTCGCCGCGCTCGCGCACCTGCGCGACCTGCCCGTCGTCCTCGACGTTGTCGGCGACGGCTTCGACCGCGGCCCGTGCGAGCGGCTCGCCCTCGACCTCGGGGTCGCCGATCGGGTGCGCTTCCACGGCACGCAGCCGCGCGAGCAGGTCGACCGGTTCTACGCGCAGGCCGACGTCTTCGTCTTCCCCAGCTACCGCGAGCCGGGCGGCAACGTCGCCTACGAGGCGATGGGCCACGCGCTGCCCGCCGTCGTCGTCGACCGCGGCGGTCCCGGGGAGGCCGTCACCAACGCGTGCGGCATCAAGGTCGCCGCCCACACGCCGGCGCAGCTGGCACGCGACCTCGCCGCCGCCGTCCGACGCCTCGCCGAGGACCCGGCCGCCCGGCTGGGCATGGGTCGCGCGGCGCGGGAGCGGGTCGCGACGACCGGGCTCTGGGACCACAAGATCGACCGGGTGAGCGGGCTGTACGAGCAGCTGGCTCGAGAGGAGGCCGCACGTGTTCGTCCGTGA
- a CDS encoding O-antigen ligase family protein encodes MTVLQARPAAPFPLSPASALGRLDASSVLTGYAVLLMAVPNRLVIGPLGGAGSPAGVLGLACLLWWAAHQLGRSAPTAPAPAPVRTALVALAFAVGASFVAATVRPIDPQEFSTATLGLVLLAGWGGVLLVGNDGIASRKRLVVLVRRVVALSAAMATLGIVQFLTGETLVDKISVPGLAVNHSLTSLTLREGFSRPSATATHPIEYGAVITMMLPLALALAYGDRERSALRRWVPVAAIGICIPLSISRSALVAGAVALVVVLASWPRAARAVAGVALLVGSVLMYLLVPGMLGSLLGLFTRIGSDSSALSRTGSYDIAAEFVATSPVFGRGFGTFLPAYRILDNQYLGLTIEIGLVGLTAFLAVLVAALWSAVRARRAARDLLGAQLATGLLGAVAAGAVNLALFDGLSFSMSAGVLFLVLGLAGACRRLEDRP; translated from the coding sequence GTGACGGTGCTCCAGGCGCGCCCCGCGGCGCCGTTCCCACTCTCCCCGGCGTCCGCGCTGGGGAGGCTCGACGCGAGCTCGGTGCTCACCGGGTACGCCGTGCTGCTGATGGCCGTGCCGAACCGGCTGGTGATCGGTCCGCTGGGCGGTGCCGGCTCGCCGGCCGGCGTCCTCGGCCTGGCCTGCCTGCTCTGGTGGGCGGCCCACCAGCTCGGGCGCTCGGCCCCGACGGCTCCCGCCCCGGCCCCCGTGCGGACGGCGCTGGTCGCGCTCGCGTTCGCGGTCGGGGCGAGCTTCGTCGCCGCGACGGTCCGCCCGATCGACCCGCAGGAGTTCAGCACCGCAACCCTCGGGCTGGTGCTGCTGGCGGGCTGGGGCGGCGTGCTGCTCGTCGGCAACGACGGCATCGCCTCCCGCAAGCGCCTGGTCGTGCTGGTGCGGCGGGTGGTCGCGCTGAGCGCCGCGATGGCGACCCTCGGCATCGTCCAGTTCCTCACCGGCGAGACCCTGGTCGACAAGATCTCCGTCCCGGGGCTGGCGGTCAACCACAGCCTGACGTCGCTCACCCTGCGCGAGGGCTTCAGCCGGCCCTCCGCGACCGCGACGCACCCGATCGAGTACGGCGCCGTCATCACCATGATGCTGCCCCTCGCGCTCGCCCTCGCCTACGGCGACCGCGAGCGGTCCGCGCTGCGCCGCTGGGTGCCGGTCGCCGCGATTGGGATCTGCATCCCGCTGTCGATCTCGCGCTCGGCGCTGGTCGCCGGGGCGGTGGCGCTGGTCGTCGTCCTGGCCAGCTGGCCGCGCGCGGCGCGTGCGGTCGCCGGTGTGGCGCTCCTGGTCGGGAGCGTGCTCATGTACCTCCTCGTGCCGGGGATGCTCGGCAGCCTCCTCGGCCTCTTCACCCGGATCGGCTCCGACAGCAGCGCGCTGTCGCGCACCGGGTCCTACGACATCGCGGCCGAGTTCGTGGCGACGTCCCCGGTGTTCGGCCGGGGTTTCGGCACCTTCCTGCCGGCCTACCGGATCCTCGACAACCAGTACCTCGGCCTGACCATCGAGATCGGGCTGGTCGGGCTGACGGCGTTCCTCGCGGTGCTCGTCGCCGCCCTGTGGTCCGCCGTGCGGGCCCGCCGGGCCGCCCGCGACCTGCTCGGTGCCCAGCTGGCCACCGGCCTGCTCGGCGCGGTGGCCGCCGGCGCGGTCAACCTGGCCCTCTTCGACGGATTGAGCTTCTCGATGTCGGCCGGCGTGCTGTTCTTGGTGCTCGGCCTCGCCGGGGCCTGCCGACGACTGGAGGACCGCCCATGA
- the wecB gene encoding non-hydrolyzing UDP-N-acetylglucosamine 2-epimerase produces MTPGPVMGTAGPRTVMVVYGTRPEAIKLAPVVRALRESPALRVVVCVTGQHREMLDQVNTLFGIVPDHDLEVLRTGQQLHELTGRVLTGLTEVVRAVRPDAVVVQGDTTTAFVGALAAFYEQVPVVHVEAGLRTGERYDPFPEELNRKLVGQLASLHLAPTPVSRDNLLAEGVPAGDVVVTGNTVIDALVDVVGRRLPLEDPALGVLEGAGGARSVLVTSHRRESWGAPMGRTAAAVARLATRFHDVQFLLPAHKNPVVREVLLPPLAGFANVTVTEPLSYADFARAMDACTLVLTDSGGVQEEAPSLGKPVLVLRDTTERPEAVVAGTVRLVGTDEDAIVAAASRLLLDPVAHAEMAQAVNPYGDGLAAARVRAAVEQHLGVGRRLPEWSPASSLEREAATPLRETPLVDTSA; encoded by the coding sequence ATGACCCCGGGACCTGTCATGGGAACAGCGGGTCCGCGCACGGTGATGGTGGTCTACGGGACCCGGCCGGAGGCGATCAAGCTCGCGCCCGTCGTCCGGGCGCTCCGGGAGTCGCCGGCGCTCCGCGTCGTGGTGTGCGTGACCGGCCAGCACCGCGAGATGCTCGACCAGGTCAACACGCTGTTCGGGATCGTCCCCGACCACGACCTCGAGGTGCTGCGCACCGGCCAGCAGCTGCACGAGCTCACCGGTCGCGTGCTGACCGGCCTCACCGAGGTCGTCCGCGCCGTGCGCCCGGACGCCGTGGTGGTGCAGGGCGACACGACGACGGCGTTCGTCGGCGCGCTCGCGGCGTTCTACGAGCAGGTGCCGGTGGTGCACGTCGAGGCCGGGCTGCGCACCGGCGAGCGGTACGACCCGTTCCCGGAGGAGCTCAACCGCAAGCTGGTCGGCCAGCTCGCCTCGCTGCACCTGGCCCCGACGCCGGTCTCGCGCGACAACCTGCTCGCCGAGGGTGTGCCGGCCGGCGACGTCGTCGTCACCGGCAACACCGTCATCGACGCGTTGGTCGACGTCGTCGGTCGGCGACTGCCGCTGGAGGACCCCGCGCTCGGCGTCCTCGAGGGGGCCGGGGGCGCACGCAGCGTCCTGGTGACCTCGCACCGCCGCGAGTCGTGGGGGGCGCCGATGGGGCGCACCGCGGCGGCGGTCGCGCGGCTGGCGACCCGGTTCCACGACGTCCAGTTCCTGCTGCCGGCCCACAAGAACCCCGTGGTCCGCGAGGTGCTGCTGCCGCCGCTGGCCGGGTTCGCCAACGTGACCGTCACCGAGCCCCTGTCCTACGCCGACTTCGCCCGCGCGATGGATGCCTGCACTCTCGTGCTCACCGACAGCGGCGGCGTCCAGGAGGAGGCACCCAGCCTCGGGAAGCCGGTGCTGGTGCTGCGCGACACCACCGAGCGGCCCGAGGCCGTCGTGGCCGGCACGGTGCGCCTGGTCGGCACCGACGAGGACGCGATCGTCGCCGCCGCCTCCCGGCTGCTGCTCGACCCCGTCGCCCACGCCGAGATGGCGCAGGCCGTGAACCCCTACGGTGACGGCCTCGCCGCCGCCCGGGTGCGGGCCGCCGTGGAGCAGCACCTCGGCGTCGGCCGCCGGCTCCCCGAGTGGTCACCGGCGTCCTCGCTCGAGCGCGAGGCCGCCACCCCTCTCCGCGAGACCCCTCTCGTCGACACCAGCGCCTGA
- a CDS encoding right-handed parallel beta-helix repeat-containing protein — protein sequence MFQRALTRLSLVLLAVLATVACADGPPGPGSAAPAAAAPAAVPDTAARTRPATAGDAVPRAQRRNCARRPSRCGYPDATNTGVPDGTTLRSSGSIDADRDGMVIDGRDVRGEINVTASNVTIKNTRVTGGRGIGPADWVIIIRPGAENLRIVDSTILTPSGSPQDIACVFNIGESRPWIQRVDISGCSAGVSTGGGTVRDSYIHDMAQVAGLSHDVGIASNGGGGLQVRHNTIFNQLDQTATVAMYQDFGGQRDNVVRRNLLAGGGYCVYGGAGDTATRNIRFIRNRFSRRYHPRCGYYGVVASFDRRDPGNVWRENVWDDTLRPAG from the coding sequence ATGTTCCAGCGTGCCCTCACCCGACTGAGCCTGGTGCTCCTCGCCGTGCTGGCCACCGTGGCCTGCGCCGACGGACCACCCGGACCGGGCTCGGCCGCCCCCGCGGCCGCCGCGCCCGCCGCCGTCCCGGACACCGCCGCCCGCACCCGGCCCGCGACGGCCGGCGACGCCGTTCCCCGCGCGCAGCGCCGCAACTGTGCCCGCCGGCCCAGCCGGTGCGGCTACCCCGACGCCACCAACACGGGCGTGCCGGACGGCACCACCCTGCGCAGCTCGGGCTCCATCGACGCCGACCGTGACGGCATGGTGATCGACGGCCGTGACGTGCGCGGCGAGATCAACGTGACCGCCTCGAACGTCACTATCAAGAACACCCGCGTCACCGGTGGCCGCGGGATCGGACCGGCCGACTGGGTGATCATCATCCGACCCGGGGCCGAGAACCTCCGGATCGTCGACAGCACCATCCTGACGCCGTCCGGGAGCCCGCAGGACATCGCCTGCGTCTTCAACATCGGGGAGAGCCGGCCGTGGATCCAGCGCGTCGACATCAGCGGCTGCAGCGCCGGCGTGTCGACCGGCGGCGGCACCGTCCGTGACTCCTACATCCACGACATGGCCCAGGTCGCGGGCCTCTCGCACGACGTCGGGATCGCCTCCAACGGCGGCGGCGGCCTCCAGGTGCGGCACAACACGATCTTCAACCAGCTCGACCAGACCGCCACGGTGGCGATGTACCAGGACTTCGGCGGCCAGCGCGACAACGTGGTCCGGCGCAACCTGCTGGCCGGTGGTGGCTACTGCGTCTACGGCGGCGCGGGCGACACCGCGACCCGCAACATCAGGTTCATCCGCAACCGGTTCAGCCGGCGCTACCACCCCCGCTGCGGCTACTACGGCGTGGTGGCCTCGTTCGACCGCCGCGACCCCGGCAACGTGTGGCGCGAGAACGTCTGGGACGACACCCTGCGACCGGCCGGGTAG
- a CDS encoding YveK family protein gives MFVRDVFKALVRRWYLVPLVLAMTAGGVAAALSQVGPTYRSTASVVLVPPETTLGVTGNPYLFLGGLEQSVDVLSRTLSSQEVRAQVRDAAGTDRDYEVVGDVATSAPIVLATAEGGSAAEADRLLDAVLDAVPEVLAKLQDDLGVKPGAQIDTQVIARTDEPEVVQKTRLRLAVLAAGAGGVLGLLVVLALDGVLLRRRLRRDTRRPSSASPEPVAVALPGPRKS, from the coding sequence GTGTTCGTCCGTGACGTGTTCAAGGCGCTGGTGCGGCGGTGGTACCTCGTGCCGCTCGTCCTGGCGATGACCGCCGGGGGAGTCGCTGCCGCCCTCAGCCAGGTCGGTCCGACCTACCGGTCGACCGCCAGCGTCGTCCTGGTGCCACCGGAGACCACGCTCGGCGTGACCGGCAACCCCTACCTCTTCCTCGGCGGGCTCGAGCAGAGCGTCGACGTCCTCAGCCGCACGCTGTCCTCGCAGGAGGTGCGCGCGCAGGTGCGGGACGCCGCCGGCACCGACCGGGACTACGAGGTGGTCGGCGACGTCGCCACCAGCGCGCCCATCGTGCTGGCCACCGCGGAGGGCGGGTCGGCGGCCGAGGCCGACCGACTGCTCGACGCCGTCCTGGACGCCGTCCCGGAGGTGCTGGCCAAGCTGCAGGACGACCTGGGCGTCAAGCCCGGCGCCCAGATCGACACCCAGGTGATCGCCCGCACCGACGAGCCGGAGGTGGTCCAGAAGACCCGGCTGCGCCTCGCCGTCCTCGCCGCCGGCGCGGGCGGGGTGCTCGGTCTGCTCGTCGTCCTGGCCCTCGACGGGGTGCTCCTGCGGCGCCGCCTGCGCCGCGACACCCGCCGACCGTCGTCCGCGTCGCCCGAACCGGTGGCGGTCGCGCTGCCCGGTCCCCGGAAGTCGTGA